In [Leptolyngbya] sp. PCC 7376, a genomic segment contains:
- a CDS encoding IS982 family transposase, with product MCITTPLFCSIDDFCQVFEPQWQQQLLASKQRRRRRPRSLSLSEIMTILIAFHQSHYRHFKYFYLINVRHHWRGAFPRAVSDQRFVEWMPSTLVPLCVYLRHCYGQCTGISFIDATSIKVCHNRRISPHRVFEGHAARGKISVGWFFGFKLHLVINDHGELLNVKITPGNTNDRKPVVELLKGLSGKVFADKGYVSQALAQYLQEEYDVRLLAKPRRNMKNHLMLWRDKVLARKRALIETVIDQLKNISQIEHSRHRSPANFCVNLLCGLIAYCHQPKKPSLQLD from the coding sequence TTGTGCATCACTACCCCTTTGTTTTGTTCCATTGATGATTTCTGCCAAGTCTTTGAACCTCAATGGCAACAACAATTACTGGCCTCGAAACAACGGCGGCGACGTCGCCCTAGAAGCCTTAGTCTCAGCGAGATAATGACGATATTGATTGCATTTCATCAATCTCACTATCGTCACTTCAAGTATTTCTATCTCATCAATGTGCGTCATCACTGGCGAGGAGCCTTTCCCAGAGCCGTGAGTGACCAACGTTTTGTGGAGTGGATGCCTTCAACATTAGTACCGCTGTGTGTCTATTTGCGTCACTGTTATGGTCAATGCACAGGAATCAGTTTCATTGATGCCACCAGTATCAAGGTTTGTCACAATCGCCGCATCTCTCCACATCGCGTTTTTGAAGGTCATGCTGCTCGAGGTAAAATCTCTGTGGGTTGGTTCTTTGGTTTCAAACTACATCTGGTTATCAATGACCATGGCGAATTACTCAATGTTAAAATCACGCCTGGCAACACCAATGATAGAAAGCCGGTAGTGGAGCTTTTGAAAGGGTTATCGGGAAAAGTCTTTGCCGATAAAGGTTACGTCTCTCAAGCTCTGGCACAGTATTTACAAGAAGAATATGATGTGAGGCTTCTAGCTAAGCCTCGTCGCAATATGAAGAATCACCTGATGCTTTGGCGTGACAAAGTGCTGGCTCGTAAGCGAGCTTTAATTGAGACCGTCATTGACCAACTGAAGAATATTTCTCAGATTGAACACTCTCGCCATCGCAGTCCAGCGAACTTTTGTGTCAACTTGCTTTGCGGTCTCATTGCCTACTGTCATCAGCCTAAGAAACCCTCTCTTCAGCTTGATTAG
- a CDS encoding bifunctional nuclease family protein has translation MIEMNVAGIALDAITRSPIVLLKDATERRALPIYIGQDQARSIMNVIDNKTPPRPLTHDLLANFVDVWDIVLEKVIIHALEDNTFYAVLCTKQGTVTKEIDCRPSDAIALALRTNSPIWVLEEVISEASIPVDRDADEEERQAFREFVDNLSPDELIRNSNYSANPEES, from the coding sequence ATGATTGAAATGAACGTTGCAGGCATCGCCCTTGATGCGATTACGCGCAGTCCGATTGTTCTTTTAAAGGATGCCACTGAGCGTCGTGCTCTACCTATTTATATCGGTCAGGATCAAGCTCGTTCGATCATGAATGTGATTGACAATAAAACACCGCCACGTCCTCTAACTCATGACCTTCTGGCAAATTTTGTCGATGTTTGGGATATTGTGCTGGAAAAAGTAATCATTCATGCCTTAGAAGACAATACATTTTATGCGGTGCTCTGTACGAAGCAAGGCACTGTCACAAAAGAAATTGACTGCCGTCCAAGTGATGCGATCGCCCTAGCTTTGAGGACAAATAGCCCGATTTGGGTCTTAGAGGAAGTGATTTCAGAAGCCTCGATTCCCGTTGACCGTGATGCTGATGAGGAAGAACGCCAAGCATTTCGTGAGTTTGTCGATAATCTCAGCCCCGATGAATTAATTCGCAACAGTAATTATTCGGCGAATCCTGAAGAAAGCTAA